The Oceaniferula flava nucleotide sequence CTCTGGCGGCTTTGAATCCGGCGGCGAGAACGCTGTCGGAGAAGAGGCTTTTCCAATCGCCTGAGGCGAGGAATTCACGGAGGTCATCAATGCCTGGAGGATGGGTCACAGCCCCCTCATAACGGAGGAATGTGGCGTTGGCACGGATGTTTTCTGTAAAATCGGTGATTTTATGGGAAAAACAGGCTTCGGAGAGGTATTTAAGGATTGCTGAATAATACCCTTTTCCTCATACTGTCGGCGGACGCAGAGGTCCCCCGAATTTCCCCTCATTCCCCCCCAATTACTACTGAACATGTCTGAAAAAAAGAAGGTCATCATCGCCTGCGGAGGCACTGGGGGGCATTTGTTCCCGGGAATTGCAGTGGCCGAGGAACTTGAGCGTCAGGGGCACGAGGTGCTGTTGTTGATTTCCGAGAAAAAAGTCGATGCCCAGGCGTCGAGCAAATACGGCGATCTGCGTTTCAAGACGGTTCCGGCCATCGCCAAGCCAGCCACCCTCTCGCCGAAGATGATTCCCTTCCTGTTCCGTCTTTGGAGCACCGTCAAGCAGTGCCGCGCCATCCTCAAGGAGGAGCAGGCGGATGTGGTGCTGGGTATGGGGGGCTTCACCTCACTACCGCCCGTCATGGCAGGCAAGAAGATGGGGCTCGCGACCTACGTGCACGATTCGAATGCGGTGCCCGGCAAGGCGAACCGACTGACCGCACGCTGGTGTCGGAAGGTTCTGTTAGGGTTCGACGTGACCAAGAAATATTTCCCCAACTCCGACACCGAGGTCACCGGCACTCCCGTGCGCAAGGAGCTGGAACAGCTACCCAGCCAAGCGGACGCTCGCGCGAAATACGGACTGGCTCAGGATGCCAAGACCGTGATGGTGATGGGTGGTAGCCAGGGCGCCAAGCACCTCAACACCCTGGTGGTGGAGGCGGCCAAGGCCATGCCCGGTGTGCAATTTCTCCACATCACCGGCGCCGCGGACCACGATCGCGTGATGGAGCTTACCAAGGATCTGAAAGGTTACCACGTGCTGTTGTTCTGCGATGACATGGCCTCTGCCTACGCCGCGGCGGACATGGCGGTGTGCCGCTCCGGTGCGTCCAGCATGACAGAGCTGGCCTACGTCGCTTTGCCCTCGGTCCTCGTGCCTTACCCCTACGCCGCCGATGACCACCAGACGGTCAACGCCGAGGTGTTCGAAAGCGCCGGTGCTGCCGTGCTGCGTCAAGAATCTGAGATGGACGCCGGATCGCTGGTGGCCGATATCATCCGCATCACCGAGGAGCCTGCCGTCTGCGAGGAAATGAAAAACCGCGCAGACCAGCTCGCCGTGAAAGATGCGGCCAGCCGAATCTGCAAGGTCATCACGACCTCCTAACACAATTTTCCGATCACCTATTTTCCCCCACTCTCTCACGCATCTCCATGAATATCGAAGAACTCAGCCAACGCCTCACTGACCGTGAGAACCCGATCCACGTGCACCTGATTGGCGTGGCTGGCTCGGGCATGAGTGGCTTGGCTTCGTTGTTGTTAGGTATGGGGCACAAGGTGAGCGGCTCGGATCGTGTTACCAGTGGCGAGACCCATCGGATGCAAGGCTTGGGCCTGGTCTTTTCCAGTCCACACCACGCCGATGAAGTCCACGGTGCGGACGTGGTGGTGTATTCCTCCGCCATCCGCGAGGACAATGTCGCGCGGACCGAAGCGCGGGCGGTGAACATCCCCTGCATCCGTCGTGCCGAGTGTTTGGCTGCGATTCTGCACACGCGCAATGGCGTGGTGATCTCCGGAACGCATGGAAAAACCACCACCTCCGCGATGTGCGCGCACGTCTTGCGCCGGGGTGGGATCAAACCCTGCCACTACGTCGGCGCCGAGATCCCCGTGCTGGGAAGCAATGCCCACTGGGAGGAAAATGGCGAACTGATGGTGGCCGAAGGCGATGAAAGCGACGGCACCCTGGCACTCTATCAGCCGGAGCACAGCGTGGTGCTGAACGTCGAGGAAGAGCACCTCGATTTCTATTCCGGCATCGACCACATCAAGGAGGTGTTCAGCACCCTGCTCGATCAAACGCGCGGGAAGAAAATTTACTTCTCCGGCTGCCCGGTCGCCACCGAGCTGTGCGCCGAGCGCGATGGCGCCGTGTCCTACGGCTGGGAACATGCCGATTTCCAAGCGTCCGATATTCACGAAACCGGAGGCACGGTCACCTTCGACGTCACCAAGCGCGGTGAGTTGTTAGGTCGGGTCGAGCTGGGGATTCCCGGTCGGCACAATGTGCTGAATGCCCTGGCCGCCATTGTGGTGTCCGATGCCGCGGGCGTCGATTTTCAACTGGTCGCCCGCGCCCTCGCCACCTTCGCCGGTGCGCGCCGCAGGTTCGAGACCAAATACCTGACCAAGAAGCTACGCATCATCGATGACTACGGCCA carries:
- the murG gene encoding undecaprenyldiphospho-muramoylpentapeptide beta-N-acetylglucosaminyltransferase, producing the protein MSEKKKVIIACGGTGGHLFPGIAVAEELERQGHEVLLLISEKKVDAQASSKYGDLRFKTVPAIAKPATLSPKMIPFLFRLWSTVKQCRAILKEEQADVVLGMGGFTSLPPVMAGKKMGLATYVHDSNAVPGKANRLTARWCRKVLLGFDVTKKYFPNSDTEVTGTPVRKELEQLPSQADARAKYGLAQDAKTVMVMGGSQGAKHLNTLVVEAAKAMPGVQFLHITGAADHDRVMELTKDLKGYHVLLFCDDMASAYAAADMAVCRSGASSMTELAYVALPSVLVPYPYAADDHQTVNAEVFESAGAAVLRQESEMDAGSLVADIIRITEEPAVCEEMKNRADQLAVKDAASRICKVITTS